ACACAAGCGCTTTGCTTTAATGACAGAAACGCCGCAAGCTGAAGCTGAATTTGACTATCTGCTTAGCCGTTTTGATCACAGCAAACTGGATTTATTACTGGTCGAGGGCTGCAAAAATATCGCCTTTAATAAGATTGAGTTGCACCGCGAGGAAGTCGGTAAACCGTGGTTGTATCCGCACGATGAAAACATCATCGCGATTGCATCTGATGCCAATCACTTAGAGACGACCTTGCCGCAAATGAACCTCAATGACCTCGACTCTATTGCCGAGTTTGTTCTTCGCTACGCGCGAGAACAATTTCACTCTAAAGAGCACTCAACAATAGATAACGTATCGCAAGATATGTTGACGCAAGAGAGCGGCATTGAGCGTATCCTTTCTCATCTAAAGCCGCTCGCTGAGAGCGAAACGGTGCCCCTCGCTGATGCCTACGGACGCGTATTGGCTTTGCATATATCTTACAATGGTGACGTTGTCACGGATGGCGGTGCGCTACTGACGCAAACACATCTCTCTTCCCTATCTGCTTTAGGGATCAAGCGCTGTCAGGTCATACGAAAACCACGTGTCGCACTACTGTCGCTAGACGGTAACGATTCTCAAGTTTGCCATGCTGTTTTACTTGGCATGCTGCATACGCTCGGTTGTGAGGTAACCGCGCAAGTTGTTGGTGCTGAGCAAAGTCAACAACGAGTACAATTACTTGAAGAGGCGCTAAACCTGAATGAGGTTATCCTCCTCAACGGGAGCGCTAAGAGTTGTCAAGGCATAGTACTTAATTCTATTCCAGAGATTAATGGCAACGGTTTCTCTTTGCAATTCGTTGAGCAAAAACCGCTTTTCTTGATGGATACATCACTCGAAGGTTTGCAAGGTTATTTTCTTTCAACCGTTGCACCTATGCTGCGTAAACTTCGTGGCGAGCGAGGCCATCTGGTTACCGGGCAAAAAGCGCGATTAACCCAAGGAATTGAGGGCATTCTGGGAGAGCGCGAATTTTGCTATGGCTCTTTGACGGTGGATAACATGGGAAGCAATCAGGTGACACCGGTGATGCACTCGTTTGAGAGTCTGGCCTCTTGGTTAACGATACAGAGTAAAGAGAATATCAACTGTCTGATCGTCGTCCCCGCTGCTGTGGATACGCTGAAAGCCGGAGAATGCGTGACAATCTATCCACTTCAAGGCAAAATCTAGCCAATTTAAATCAAGGCCAACTCGTTGGCCTTTTTCATTGCGAGAGAAACTGATGGTTCGCACTCTAATTTACATCTACAAAGGCGTTGAGAAAACGCTGCCTTTTTCTTACGAAAAGCATCGCAATATTCACGAAGCGGTTGCTGAAGCGGAAGGCATTGATATCTCAGCATACTTGAAAATGGAGCAGCAGCTCGAAGCGATTTCGGACACCAAGTCGGTGCGCAATTATCGCGATAATCACTTCAAGAAGTTGGGATTTGAGTTGATTACGCTCAAGCAGAAAGATAACTTGGGCGTAGGCAAAAAGAAGCGCGACTGAACATAAAACAAAGGCTTGCATCTGCAAGCCTTTATTAAATTTATCCTTTGATATTTAAGAAGGCTGCGCCACGAACACCGCCTGAATCACCATGTTTTGCTTTGATGATCTTCGGACATTTCGCCACAGACAACAAATACTTAGGCACGCGTTTTGGCATCTCATCGTAAATGAGATCAAAGTTAGACAGACCGCCCCCCAGCGCAACCACGTGTGGATCGTTTGCGGTAAAGATATTGGCAAAGCAGATCGCCAGCAACTCCATAAAGCGCTCAACATGTTCTGCGGCTTTCTCATCGCCTGCGGCGTTTGCTTGAATAATGTCGATGGCTTTTTTCTCTTCACCATAATAGTGGGCGTAAAGCAGCTCAAAGCCACGACCTGAAAGATAGCTATCAAGACAGCCTTTTTTGCCGCAGCCGCAACCCAACAATGGTGCTTTTTCTCCAAGTTGGAACCATGCATCAATCGGCAAGCGCATGTGGCCCAGTTCACCTGCCACGTTGTTACGGCCAGAGAACACTTTGCCGTCGTAGATCAAACCACCGCCAAAACCTGTACCGAGAATAAGCCCCATCACCGATGGCGAATCTTGTAACTCTTCATCCCACGCTTCAGAAAGAGCAAAACAGTTGGCATCGTTTTCAATTTTTACGCTACGACCAATACGCGCCTCTAAATCAGCACGCAGTGGTTTGCCTTTTGCTGCGGGGACATTCACCGTCAGAACCGTTGCATCATCAGCATCTTCCATCCCCGGCAGACCTAAACCGATTTTACCTTCGCAGCCAAACTGCGCATCGTACTTTTCAACTAGACCGACGATGGTGTCAATCAGCAGTGAGTAATCGTCGGTAGGCGTAGGGACACGCTCCGTTGCAACGCGCGCTAGTTTTTCATTAAATGCACCAAACTCAATTTTAGTGCCGCCGACATCAAAGCCGTAATACATGGGTTCTCTCCTGAAAAGACCTGTCAGACTCCTAATGTGTTGGAGTCAAAAGATGATAAATATCTGCGCATTATCCACATCTGTACGCCTACAAACCGTGACGCAGGCAGGATTTATCTGCTGATTGATATCGTTTGCGCAACTACTCAGCAGCGCAGCAGTATAACTTAGAGTGATGTCTCGCTTTTAAAGCGGCGAAGGTATGCAGATCGATATGGCCTACTCTCATCCGGTTTTGCGCGACTTTTGCTAAGCAGGTAACTTTCGCGAAAGGCTTCAAACCAACTTTGCAAACACTGGCTGGCATGCGTTTCGCTGGCTTGGCTAAGTACTAATGAAGCCACTTCTGCCGTTGATAGGTGTTGATCATTATCTGAGTGGCGCATTTGATATTGGGACAACTGCTCGGGGTCGATGGAGAGCACAGGCAGATTTTGCAGATAATTGGAGCGACGAAAGATTTTTCTCGCTTCACGCCAGCTGCCATCAATGAAGATCAGAAGCCATTTGCGGTTATCATGCTTGGACGACTCACGTATTAACAGGTTGGAATCCAACTGCTTAAGCAAGCGCTCTGGTTGATCAACATAATCTGCGGGAAAGACAATCACTGGTTGGTAGTCGTCACACTGTAACAAGGCAAGCATTTCATGGTCAGGTTCGGTGCGGTTCCACTGATACACATAGGTTTCTTGTACCACATCGGCAATCAAGCGCCCTGTGTTGCTCGGCTTAAACACCTCATTGTCAGAGACGATCAACATGCACGCGATATTGGTCGGCACATCTGGCTGAATATCGCACAAGCAATGCTCCAAGGAGACTTGGCAATAGCGGCAGCGCACGACATTGCATCCGCGCGCCTGAAATGGCTTGGTTGAGATGGACTGGCGGTACTGGTATAAACGGTGAAAAGCGTGCAATCTCATGATGAACTTGGCTCAGATAAAAGAGAGCTGGATTCTACTGACAAGGCGCGACAAGCTCAACACTGCTCTCAATCGGACAAATTAAAGGAATCCTATGACCGAGCCGAGTTTTAACGACCCCTCCACTCTTCGCTTAGCCATTTTTATTGCTGTTTTGTTGATTTGTGCCGCTTGGGAGCACTACCGACCACGAAAAGCGCTGACCGCCCCTAAAACGGTACGTTGGTTTAACAACCTCACTTTGGTCGCCCTTAACGGCTTACTCATCGCACTTTTACTGCCCCTGACGGCTTTTGAAGCCGCTAATATCGCCCAAGATCAGCAAATGGGCATTTTCCATCAGCTCTCTCTGCCCATATGGGCCAATGTATTGCTTTCTGTCATTGCGCTCGATCTCATCATTTATCTACAGCATCTGTTGTTTCACAGGCTGCCTTGGTTATGGCGTTTACATCGCATGCATCACGCCGACTTAGATATCGATGTCACCACAGGTACTCGCTTCCATCCGATAGAAATTCTTCTGTCTATGATGATCAAAATCGGCAGTGTGTTCGCTTTAGGTGTCTCACCACTGGCGATTGTCGTGTTTGAAATCATTCTTAACGCCAGTGCGATGTTTAATCACAGCAATGCAAAGCTGCCACTTAGGCTTGATGCGGTGATGAGAAAAGTGATTGTGACGCCTGACATGCATCGGGTGCATCATTCAGTGATTGTGCGGGAAATGCATTCCAATTTTGGTTTTTTCCTTTCGCTGTGGGATAGGCTTTTCCGTACCTACATTGCTCAACCGGAACTGGGCCACCAGCAGGTACAAATCGGTGTGCGAGAAATTAGAAAAGCGCGAGAACAATGGTTAGACAAAATGCTGACTCAACCGTGTCGCTATTCGACGAAACGTAAATAGTAACGCGAGTTAAGATGGTGCTGGTTTTAAAGCGCCAATGAAGAAAGCCCAACGCTGTCGTTGGGCTTTCTAAAAATTCGTTAAGCTAGCTGGCTAACTGATATTTATGTAGCATCTCTTGCTGCTGACCTGCAATATCAGCGACTTGCTGTGAGCTCTCCACCATCGATTCCAACTGCTGCCTAGTTTGATCGCCCTGCTCAGAAACATGAGCAATGGCGCGCGAGACTTCCGAGGTGGCTCGCTGCTGCTCTTCTGTCGACAAAGTAATTTGTTCAACGCGCTCGCGAATATGCCCAACTGCGATCTCAATATCGCTGAAGGCGACTTTCACTTCACTGCTTGCTGCTAGTGCTTCGGCCATTCCTTTACGCGATTCTTCCACCGATTGGCGGCTTTTCTCTGCCGCCGATATCAACTCGTTCATCATTTCGCTGATGTTTGACGTTTGTTTGGAGGTATCGCTGGCCAGCTTACGGACTTCATCGGCTACGACAGCAAATCCTCTCCCTTGCTCACCTGCACGGGCCGCTTCAATTGCTGCGTTCAATGCCAGCAAGTTGGTGTTCTCCGCAATACCACTAATCAAATCGACCATTTCGCGAATGGCCTTAACGCGCAAATCCAACTCGCGCATCGCTTCTTCGTTGATGTTCAATGACTGTTCAAGCAGCGCCAAACGATTGAGACTTCCCTCGACCACTCTGACGCCGTGCAGCGTATTTTCTGTCGCCGTTTTGGCATCATCGTAAGAGGCACTAGTTACCGAGGCGATCTCTTTGATAGAGGCTTCCAGTTCAGTGACCGTCGCCACCATCGCCGCTAACGCATCATTTTGCACACTCAAACTTTGGCTAGAATACTCTGCCGCACCGTGACTGATTTCTGCCGTCTGATAGAGCGCCTCACAGTTTCTCGTGACGACCGTGAGCGATTCACCCGTGGAGTTGATCACTTGGTTGAGTTTTCTAGCCACTTCACGCATCTCACGCGGCCCCACTTCCTCGGCCAACTGGGTAAAGTTGTGTTGCGTGAGCTCAGAAAGTCGTTTCATAATATTTTTCAAACCACGATTGACCCATGCACGAAAACCAAGCCATGAAGTGATGACCAGAGCCGCGACAACTAGGCCACTGAGCGTCAGAGTGAGGCTCATATTGCTAATGGTCTGATTCACAATCTGCTCGCCTTGGTGGATCAGTGACGAGGCAGTGGCCGAGATCGCGTTCAATAGCTCGATGGTTTCATTGGATAAATGTGTAGCTTGAGTGATCTGCGTCTGCTGCTCTTGTTGATTTCGAACTCTCTCCATCAACATCGCTAGGACGCCTTGCTCTTTAAAGCCAGCCAACACCATGTCATAAGGCGCGGTCAAGCTAGCAAATTCGGTGACGTCTGGATGCCACTCTTTAAAATCATCATAAGCGAGACGGATCCCGGCGATACGGTTACGCATTTCACGATACTCGCTCTCCGCCTTTTCTGGATCGCTTTGCATCATTAGCATGAGAAACGTGCTCTCCATGGAGCTTGCCCCTGCGCTAAAGCGGTTTGCGGCATCGGTTGACTCAGGATTATCGAGACTCAAAAACGAGCTGATACGATTCATTTCTGGGCCAATAGAGCTGAGACCATAGCGAAAACTGCTAATCGCTTGGTCAATTTTTTGTTGGTTGTCGATCGCTTGTGCTTGTCTCGTCAAGATATCTGAGGTGATCTGGGCTATCGCATCGACATTACTTTGCAACTGCTGCTGCTGTTGCGTGGAAATCACTTGTTCAAAAGCGCTGGTAACTGCCATCACTCGTTCAATATATTGAGACGTTTCTGAAGTTAACTGCTTGATTTTAATGCGAGTTGCTTGCAGTTCACCCGGGGCTTTAAGTGAAGATCCGTAGTTGAGCAGTTTGATCTGTTCAAGAATGTTCTGGGTTAGTTTGGCGTTATTCATCGCAAGTGGTAAAGCTTGGGTCGACAAGGTGCTAAACTGTGTACCTATCTTTTGCACACCGTTGTAACTCGAGATCGAGAGTGCAAAGACGAGGAGAATGATAGAGAGAAACAGCACGCTTATCGCCTGGATCAAAGAAAGAGAAGCGCGTTTAGTTTTAGGCAAATTCATACATTAACCAAAGTATCAAGTCACAAGAATGAGACAAAGTGTGATTTACTACCAAGTTTATGGGTCCTTCGTGACAGTTACATGACAGTAAAAAGACATCCTGATTACATATGAAACAATTTAATTATTTAATTTTGCTAATGATTTTGCTTGTTGGTGGATGCAGCCAGACGAAGATGGCTCACCGCGAGGTTGATAAACTGAACCTTTCAGATCACATTTTTGCCAACAATCCTGAACTGCACTCATTCTATCTTGAATGGCATGGCACACCTTATCAGTTTGGTGGGCATGACAAAGACGGTATTGATTGTTCTGCTTTTGTTCAACATGCCTTTGGCCAAGCCTATCAATTTACTCTGCCCAGAACCACGAGAGAGCAATTCGATGCGAGCCGAAAGATTGAATGGCAGCAGAAGCAGCAGGGGGACTTACTGTTCTTTAAAACCAGCAAATCGGACTATCATGTAGGAATATATTTAGGTGGGTTGCAGTTTATGCATGCATCAACAACGAAGGGAGTAATCATTTCACGGCTTGATAACCCTTATTGGGTGGATAAATTTTGGCAGGTCAGAAGAGTTACTCTCTAACTCTTCTGACCTGGTAGTCTCAATCGTACTTCGCCACAGCACTGTCAAATAGGTTTTTTACCAGTGCAATGTACTCATCAAGAAAATTGATCTGTTCGTTTGTCGCTTTCTTATGCCAAACGCCCGCCAGCACTTCACCCAAATCGTCTGCGACCATATCTGCCTCTTTCAGCAATTTAAAACGGATGCTGGAATGCAGTTCTGGGTTCTGTTCAAAAAGAGCCATGATGTTGGATGCAATCATGTCTGTGATCACATCTTCTATGGTTTCTGTGCCTGTATCGCCAACGTCAGACGCGAATACATCAAGATTCAAGGCAAGGTGCTCTATGAGAGCTAAGTATCCATCGGTTTCAACAACCACTCTTCTTCTCCGTCTGAATGCTTACATCAAGCGTAAGCTTACAACTTTTTTATCTAAGTTAATACTAAGACATGTCTGGGAAATTTCACCAACTTAATCAATTATAAATCGCAGAATTTGATCAAATGGCGTACTTTCCATCAAAAGCGAACAGAGATCACTCTTCGTAAACACAAGTTTGGTTGCGGCCACTCTCTTTTGCCACATAAAGTGCCTTATCCGCGCATTTTAGCCACTCTATGTATCCGGAAAAAGCAGGTTTAAATTCACATACACCTAAGCTGATGGTGTAATTGATCACGAAATCTTCGACTCGGACGATTTCTTGCTCTACTCGTTTGCGTAAACGCTCAGCGAAATAACGCGCTTGATCGGCGCTGGTGTTTGGCAATAGCACGGTAAACTCTTCACCACCATAGCGCCCACACAAGTCACTGCCACGAGCAGTTTTCTTAAGCATATTAGAGGTCTTACGAATCACTTCGTCGCCTGCATGGTGGCCGTAGGTATCATTTACTCGTTTAAAATGATCGATATCGAAAATGACCAGTGAGCTGTGTGTATCGAGAAACTGCATTCGATTAAACTCTTCTTTCATCGACTGTTCCCAGAAGGCTCGATTATACAGCCCTGTTAGTCCATCACGGCGGCTCATTTCTGATAGATGCTGATTGGTCTCTTTGAGGTGAATTTTACTGCGCGCAATTTCGGAAACATCATTAATTTGAATCGCTATG
The Vibrio navarrensis DNA segment above includes these coding regions:
- a CDS encoding DUF2960 family protein, whose translation is MVRTLIYIYKGVEKTLPFSYEKHRNIHEAVAEAEGIDISAYLKMEQQLEAISDTKSVRNYRDNHFKKLGFELITLKQKDNLGVGKKKRD
- the nagK gene encoding N-acetylglucosamine kinase codes for the protein MYYGFDVGGTKIEFGAFNEKLARVATERVPTPTDDYSLLIDTIVGLVEKYDAQFGCEGKIGLGLPGMEDADDATVLTVNVPAAKGKPLRADLEARIGRSVKIENDANCFALSEAWDEELQDSPSVMGLILGTGFGGGLIYDGKVFSGRNNVAGELGHMRLPIDAWFQLGEKAPLLGCGCGKKGCLDSYLSGRGFELLYAHYYGEEKKAIDIIQANAAGDEKAAEHVERFMELLAICFANIFTANDPHVVALGGGLSNFDLIYDEMPKRVPKYLLSVAKCPKIIKAKHGDSGGVRGAAFLNIKG
- a CDS encoding tRNA-uridine aminocarboxypropyltransferase, with amino-acid sequence MRLHAFHRLYQYRQSISTKPFQARGCNVVRCRYCQVSLEHCLCDIQPDVPTNIACMLIVSDNEVFKPSNTGRLIADVVQETYVYQWNRTEPDHEMLALLQCDDYQPVIVFPADYVDQPERLLKQLDSNLLIRESSKHDNRKWLLIFIDGSWREARKIFRRSNYLQNLPVLSIDPEQLSQYQMRHSDNDQHLSTAEVASLVLSQASETHASQCLQSWFEAFRESYLLSKSRAKPDESRPYRSAYLRRFKSETSL
- a CDS encoding sterol desaturase family protein; amino-acid sequence: MTEPSFNDPSTLRLAIFIAVLLICAAWEHYRPRKALTAPKTVRWFNNLTLVALNGLLIALLLPLTAFEAANIAQDQQMGIFHQLSLPIWANVLLSVIALDLIIYLQHLLFHRLPWLWRLHRMHHADLDIDVTTGTRFHPIEILLSMMIKIGSVFALGVSPLAIVVFEIILNASAMFNHSNAKLPLRLDAVMRKVIVTPDMHRVHHSVIVREMHSNFGFFLSLWDRLFRTYIAQPELGHQQVQIGVREIRKAREQWLDKMLTQPCRYSTKRK
- a CDS encoding methyl-accepting chemotaxis protein, coding for MNLPKTKRASLSLIQAISVLFLSIILLVFALSISSYNGVQKIGTQFSTLSTQALPLAMNNAKLTQNILEQIKLLNYGSSLKAPGELQATRIKIKQLTSETSQYIERVMAVTSAFEQVISTQQQQQLQSNVDAIAQITSDILTRQAQAIDNQQKIDQAISSFRYGLSSIGPEMNRISSFLSLDNPESTDAANRFSAGASSMESTFLMLMMQSDPEKAESEYREMRNRIAGIRLAYDDFKEWHPDVTEFASLTAPYDMVLAGFKEQGVLAMLMERVRNQQEQQTQITQATHLSNETIELLNAISATASSLIHQGEQIVNQTISNMSLTLTLSGLVVAALVITSWLGFRAWVNRGLKNIMKRLSELTQHNFTQLAEEVGPREMREVARKLNQVINSTGESLTVVTRNCEALYQTAEISHGAAEYSSQSLSVQNDALAAMVATVTELEASIKEIASVTSASYDDAKTATENTLHGVRVVEGSLNRLALLEQSLNINEEAMRELDLRVKAIREMVDLISGIAENTNLLALNAAIEAARAGEQGRGFAVVADEVRKLASDTSKQTSNISEMMNELISAAEKSRQSVEESRKGMAEALAASSEVKVAFSDIEIAVGHIRERVEQITLSTEEQQRATSEVSRAIAHVSEQGDQTRQQLESMVESSQQVADIAGQQQEMLHKYQLAS
- a CDS encoding C40 family peptidase, producing MKQFNYLILLMILLVGGCSQTKMAHREVDKLNLSDHIFANNPELHSFYLEWHGTPYQFGGHDKDGIDCSAFVQHAFGQAYQFTLPRTTREQFDASRKIEWQQKQQGDLLFFKTSKSDYHVGIYLGGLQFMHASTTKGVIISRLDNPYWVDKFWQVRRVTL
- a CDS encoding DUF3802 family protein, with the translated sequence MVVETDGYLALIEHLALNLDVFASDVGDTGTETIEDVITDMIASNIMALFEQNPELHSSIRFKLLKEADMVADDLGEVLAGVWHKKATNEQINFLDEYIALVKNLFDSAVAKYD
- a CDS encoding sensor domain-containing diguanylate cyclase, whose protein sequence is MTSDLTLDIADFHWVTQILDTMDSGLVVIDRSFQVCVWNSFMQSYSGVMSQKILGRNLFECFHELPRVWLETKVNTAAELATRSFSSWENRPYLFKFHNFSPVSHGSTYMYQDIVITPLRSLCGQVTHIAIQINDVSEIARSKIHLKETNQHLSEMSRRDGLTGLYNRAFWEQSMKEEFNRMQFLDTHSSLVIFDIDHFKRVNDTYGHHAGDEVIRKTSNMLKKTARGSDLCGRYGGEEFTVLLPNTSADQARYFAERLRKRVEQEIVRVEDFVINYTISLGVCEFKPAFSGYIEWLKCADKALYVAKESGRNQTCVYEE